Genomic DNA from Nonomuraea rubra:
TGCCGTTCGCCAGAGTGCTGTTCGCCCTGATGCTCGGGATCGCGCTCGGGGCCGTGACCAGGCACACCCGCATCGCCATGCCGCTGTCCCTCCTGCTGGCCGGCCTCGGCCAGCTCGCGGGGCGGGCGCTGCGGGACCGGCTCGACCTGGCCTACTGGCCGGCGCAGTGGGTCGAGACGGCCGCCCATCTCGTCCTCACGCTGCTCCTGGCCGGCGTCGCGTTGCTGGCGATCCGGAGGCGCGCCTGAATGTTCACCCCCGTTGGAGATCGATCTACCCGGCAGCGGGCACGACTACGGGTCTCGGAACGGGGGAACCGACATGTGCGGAATAGCCGGATGGGTGGACTTCGAGCGCGACCTGCGGCAGGAACGCGGGACCGCGCAGGACATGACCGACACCATGGCCTGCCGCGGCCCCGACGACGAGGGGCTCTGGACGGACCGGCACGCCGCCATCGGGCACCGCAGGCTCGCCATCATCGACCTCGAAGGCGGCCGCCAGCCGATGATCGCCGAGGACGAGGGGCGCGAGCAGGCCGTCCTCACCTACAGCGGCGAGGTCTACAACTTCGAGGAGCTGCGCGAGGAGCTGTCCGGCCGCGGCCACCGCTTCCGCACCCGCAGCGACACCGAGGTCGTGCTGCGCGCCTACCTCGAATGGGGCGAGGACCTGGCCGGCCACCTCAACGGCATGTTCGCCTTCGGCATCTGGGACGCCCGCTCGGAGAGCCTGCTCCTCGTCCGCGACCGCATGGGCATCAAGCCGCTGTACTACTACCCGACCCCTCACGGCGTGCTGTTCGGCTCCGAGCCGAAGGCGATCCTGGCCAACCCGCTCGCCCGGCGCGTGCTCGACGCCGACGGGCTGCGCGAGCTGCTGGCGTTCGTCAAGACCCCGGAGCACGGCGTCCTGTCCGGCATGTACGAGGTGCGCCCCGGCCAGCTCGTCACCGTGAGCAGGCAGGGCCTCGTCAAACGCCGCTACTGGGAGCTGAGCTCCCACGAGCACCAGGACGACGTGGGCTCGACCGTCAAGACCGTACGCGGCCTGCTCGACGACATCGTCGCCCGCCAGCTCATCAGCGACGTGCCCCTGTGCGCCCTGCTGTCGGGCGGCCTGGACTCCAGCATGGTCACCGCCCTGGCCGCCAAGCTGCTGCGCGAGCAGGGCCTCGGCACCGTGCGCTCGTTCTCGGTGGACTTCGCCGGTTATACCGAGAACTTCAAGCCGGATCTCACCCGCTCCACCCCGGACGCCCCGTACGTGCACC
This window encodes:
- the asnB gene encoding asparagine synthase (glutamine-hydrolyzing); this translates as MCGIAGWVDFERDLRQERGTAQDMTDTMACRGPDDEGLWTDRHAAIGHRRLAIIDLEGGRQPMIAEDEGREQAVLTYSGEVYNFEELREELSGRGHRFRTRSDTEVVLRAYLEWGEDLAGHLNGMFAFGIWDARSESLLLVRDRMGIKPLYYYPTPHGVLFGSEPKAILANPLARRVLDADGLRELLAFVKTPEHGVLSGMYEVRPGQLVTVSRQGLVKRRYWELSSHEHQDDVGSTVKTVRGLLDDIVARQLISDVPLCALLSGGLDSSMVTALAAKLLREQGLGTVRSFSVDFAGYTENFKPDLTRSTPDAPYVHQLARHAGSDHTDIVLDSAELMDPEVRAAVLRARDLPMGIGDMDSSLYLLFKAIRGHSTVALSGESADEVFGGYQWFHDPAAVGADTFPWLATPAGTSHVGAERLLKDDLARLVDLPGYRAERYRQALSEVPRLPGESGHERRMREISYLHLTRFVQILLDRKDRMSMAVGLEVRVPFCDHRLVEYVFNVPWAMKTFDGREKSLLRAASADLLPDSILQRVKSPYPATQDPGYDRALRERASGLLQMADSPAAALVDWDKARAIVAGPPSPASRAALERFVQLDRWLRRYRIELAI